A section of the Pochonia chlamydosporia 170 chromosome 2, whole genome shotgun sequence genome encodes:
- a CDS encoding electron transfer DM13 domain-containing protein produces the protein MFQALSLLSLLATSALAADVGASGKLDGKDGGLGGTVKVLNESAIEITGYTLKDASAPALYWWGSTNDKLSSGFRINNERVDKPASTDSIIIPLDAGKKPADFEVVGLWCEKLSANFGQAKLSKDGSGSGSATTSGSGSQPTKMGGAAGFASPQVPTILAFLSVVLFASQLV, from the coding sequence ATGTTCCAGGCTCTGTCTCTCCTTTCTCTACTTGCTACTtctgctttggcggcggatgTTGGCGCATCTGGCAAACTGGATGGCAAGGATGGTGGACTCGGTGGTACTGTCAAGGTCCTGAACGAGAGCGCCATCGAGATTACTGGATATACCCTCAAAGATGCATCTGCGCCGGCACTATACTGGTGGGGTTCGACAAACGACAAGCTTTCTTCAGGATTCCGAATCAACAACGAGCGAGTCGATAAGCCTGCATCAACAGACAGTATTATTATTCCCCTCGATGCAGGCAAGAAGCCAGCAGACTTTGAGGTGGTTGGTCTATGGTGCGAGAAGCTGAGTGCCAACTTTGGCCAGGCAAAACTGTCAAAGGACGGATCTGGAAGTGGTTCTGCCACTACCTCTGGTTCAGGATCTCAACCGACTAAAATGGGTGGTGCTGCCGGGTTTGCGAGTCCTCAGGTTCCTACTATTCTAGCTTTTCTTTCAGTTGTTCTATTTGCGTCCCAGCTTGTTTAA
- a CDS encoding Ferredoxin reductase-like, C-terminal NADP-linked (similar to Glarea lozoyensis ATCC 20868 XP_008079401.1), with amino-acid sequence MVDAIISDQYTATRAYFASVIGLFLVESAIRLSQHLYHWHNSKRQLGSVKHWKITVLFHKLLSTRITIPYLIDYHVTDIIRFLVFLGLNILFGINQNEYTTDYKLYGWLTIANGGLALLLAPRANLFSLLLRIPSNVLLVYHRLIGMATVAHATAHFGFNIMHYISTEQLEDSLANARIRIGIMAWLSLAIIFLTALPIIRRKGFEIFYYSHFLFFVFMVGALIHTTNGPEFLLPGFSLWVVDRIFRLYQSFQKAEIQEIRHYTGQVTKFTVKGVTVRHPGQVVWVRLSAVSLLNWHPFTVMRSPGSTSDLATFAVRGLGGYTEKAQYLVTDKGHATTSTESAQAVESGLTVRINGPFGVGRLNWNSFPVVALVAGGIGITPAISILSHITSSRAALSEHATGSTQQQVDIYLIWVVKRLDHTAWFKDELEKLAELTAQPNVKVNLKVSIFSTDRTKAENLMSQEMTVGGHISEPMPTSWVVRHERPDFSEFFRDLRNLHSGCDIGVSLCGPKSLMRQARKAAVHENSTTGLFYVEDEVFER; translated from the exons ATGGTTGACGCTATTATTTCCGACCAGTACACAGCTACCCGGGCATACTTTGCCTCTGTGATTGGGTTGTTTCTTGTCGAGAGCGCGATTCGACTATCACAACATCTGTACCACTGGCACAATTCGA AACGCCAGCTCGGTTCTGTCAAGCATTGGAAAATCACCGTGCTCTTCCACAAACTCTTGAGCACCCGAATAACGATTCCTTATCTCATCGACTATCACGTCACAGACATTATACGATTTCTTGTATTTCTCGGCCTAAATATCCTGTTTGGCATCAATCAAAATGAATACACGACCGACTACAAGCTCTACGGCTGGCTCACAATAGCCAACGGTGGACTTGCCCTGCTACTAGCACCACGAGCAAACCTGTTTTCTCTGTTACTACGCATACCCAGCAACGTGCTGCTAGTATATCATCGCTTGATTGGAATGGCAACAGTGGCACATGCAACAGCGCATTTCGGTTTCAACATTATGCATTACATTAGCACCGAGCAGCTAGAGGACAGTCTGGCAAATGCAAGAATTCGCATCGGCATAATGGCATGGCTGAGCCTGGCCATCATTTTCCTGACTGCCTTGCCTATTATCCGCCGAAAAGGATTTGAGATATTCTACTACAGCCattttttgttctttgtctTTATGGTTGGGGCGTTGATTCACACGACAAACGGACCCGAGTTTCTACTCCCCGGCTTTTCTCTATGGGTAGTCGATCGCATCTTTCGGCTGTACCAGAGTTTCCAAAAGGCCGAGATACAGGAAATAAGGCATTACACGGGCCAGGTTACCAAGTTCACAGTGAAGGGAGTAACTGTGCGCCATCCAGGACAAGTGGTTTGGGTTAGACTTTCTGCAGTATCACTGTTGAACTGGCACCCTTTCACAGTTATGCGTTCGCCAGGGAGTACCAGTGACTTGGCTACATTTGCTGTTAGAGGTCTTGGTGGATACACAGAGAAGGCTCAATACCTGGTCACAGACAAGGGCCATGCCACAACATCTACAGAAAGTGCCCAGGCAGTCGAAAGCGGACTAACCGTTCGAATAAACGGCCCATTTGGAGTTGGCCGCCTGAATTGGAATTCATTCCCCGTCGTTGCTCTGGTCGCAGGCGGTATCGGCATTACTCCAGCTATCAGCATCTTATCACACATCACCTCATCAAGGGCAGCTTTGTCAGAACACGCCACTGGCTCTACACAGCAGCAAGTCGATATTTACCTCATTTGGGTTGTCAAACGTCTTGATCATACAGCATGGTTCAAAGATGAGCTCGAAAAGCTGGCTGAGTTGACCGCGCAACCAAATGTGAAAGTCAATTTGAAGGTTTCCATATTTTCAACCGACCGCACCAAGGCTGAGAATCTGATGTCACAGGAAATGACTGTGGGAGGGCATATTTCGGAACCAATGCCAACTTCATGGGTAGTAAGACACGAGCGGCCAGATTTCAGCGAATTCTTTCGGGACCTGCGCAATCTACACTCTGGCTGCGATATTGGAGTCAGTCTATGTGGGCCGAAGTCTCTGATGAGACAGGCTAGAAAGGCAGCAGTTCACGAAAACTCGACAACTGGTTTATTCtatgttgaagatgaagtatTTGAGAGATAG
- a CDS encoding mg2+ transporter protein (similar to Eutypa lata UCREL1 XP_007792772.1), translated as MDENDQPAVIHLTDAVGRKFSFPFEAVKEWAGMEDMIKKAFLHVEFFEEQVFHGRYDLIGPEGEVILPALWNSIIRPGMSLQMFTWAKDFHIQGASNSRPSVINPPRRETEPPDHVRREERPPPVYRKPTLFPASASDVSANPRVEETKGRPRKDNSALLAFFAGKPPKKGKTSKFTLKPAKQVKSHRPPSLTEYVEEATKPSHRRSAGVGARLSGLGRRRGRSRSASNGTDVSDDLQPDDSEWSDGSESVVSRSDSRCAGLAIRTKRQLEDRRPLRQPTFHVLEPNPSTVECNAFSSARVYKDDIGPGSVTLELTPFISPPPGVSNSGDRDKITWLHVSRTIMDFSEFENIALYNDSLAATPDNLHAMKTLFKKLYDKKLAKSRDNWYLQPGTVIRADVDCGGKTVASATFISVPQFQVDSLNRKYDVKFRKGVCVPRKLHEVFNPHDTSFQRDKGQVFRRQDGAASDEILWVCETWILIVDSAGILTYGNPLRRSVLQENINIREKLPMTLDDKIIHVMTPDYISFHVPFKECETFFKLQCSIMSKMKEADDEIYEPSKDFELLDHNGEVLTPKSWSNLTRLPWQGALQIKIKWLGDDDMSGRSFSASSSRTPDIYDAESVRSVRRYNDHDNAFFGIRKTTTGDSDGNAFALPKLNPAVPPFLAWSILARSSSSADLPNGTRPDHTDSEWKESVTACLLRTETALIERHHPHVADLEDKFPSLSFDAGMLQVGLDNIDMHIAALSIQKTSTHDSQTPVLDTDQLSRAYRDYLLASVLTLEVFVPKRGDHPILSLYYGALSKGVQYLKWEQSGHTSPKFVISRQPIPIPGYRYLHSPLSQIECDKCERGLIYDSVEDAMEHLRKKHFSDTTSEARLNEHLVPLTNAAETRLKQEYQDVLSMCCETMSEVVKQARDIQEGVVFDNHFRQPVQGVPYALLKAFQLVVAFVCTVPLLLDELHTFYKQGIYQDKADSLTPNLDLQDKYRVLKATGSDIASLLKAAERALVGSVDTNKSEDIVKFFSSAGPHALAVQMISNILEEPVYNNLNVAELYRNYGNDFGSQIMRHPNKRQISTIAAMMDELNRLNQVVKWQHKLIRSLKISLNPYTYLEPHKSTRQMTNELEVFILNQADEKLKEQSGVINFNIEQAVNLIDMVNEFTEIVQDDHNRAIFVFTVVTVIFLPMGFIAAYLSMNGGPSNPDWDNTQKLFWKIALPLAVGIGGFCLVVAWRGKETQRVRRWVASCVWWLVGRLVPHSLRRPRSETESDYGSASGSESVKIRR; from the exons ATGGATGAAAATGACCAGCCGGCAGTCATCCATCTCACGGATGCTGTCGGCAGAAAGTTTTCCTTTCCCTTCGAAGCAGTGAAAGAATGGGCA GGCATGGAGGACATGATCAAGAAGGCGTTTCTTCATGTGGAATTCTTTGAGGAGCAAGTTTTCCACGGTCGCTATGATTTGATAGGTCCTGAAGGGGAGGTGATTCTTCCTGCCTTGTGGAATTCGATCATCCGACCTGGCATGTCCCTCCAGATGTTTACCTGGGCGAAAGACTTCCATATTCAAGGGGCTTCAAACTCACGGCCTTCAGTGATCAATCCTCCAAGGCGGGAGACCGAGCCACCGGACCATGTGCGTCGAGAAGAAAGGCCACCTCCAGTGTACCGAAAGCCTACGTTGTTTCCGGCGTCAGCGTCTGATGTTTCGGCCAACCCGAGAGTTGAGGAAACGAAAGGAAGACCCAGGAAAGACAACTCGGCATTATTGGCATTTTTCGCTGGCAAGCCTCCTAAAAAGGGAAAGACGTCGAAATTCACCCTGAAGCCCGCGAAGCAAGTCAAATCTCACCGTCCACCATCTCTGACCGAATACGTTGAAGAGGCGACGAAGCCTAGTCATAGACGATCAGCAGGAGTTGGAGCGCGTCTTTCGGGATTGGGGCGACGCCGGGGCCGTTCTCGTAGCGCTTCAAACGGCACTGATGTTTCCGATGACTTGCAACCTGATGACTCTGAGTGGAGTGATGGTTCAGAATCTGTGGTATCTCGATCCGATTCTCGCTGTGCAGGTTTGGCCATACGTACTAAACGGCAGTTGGAAGACCGTAGACCGCTTCGGCAGCCAACCTTCCATGTTTTGGAGCCCAATCCCTCTACCGTGGAGTGTAATGCCTTCAGTTCTGCTCGCGTGTACAAAGACGACATAGGTCCAGGATCCGTGACCTTGGAGCTAACACCATTTATTAGCCCGCCCCCCGGGGTGTCGAACTCAGGAGATCGTGACAAGATCACTTGGCT TCACGTGTCGCGGACAATCATGGATTTTAGCGAATTCGAG AACATTGCTTTGTACAATGACAGcctggcagcaacaccagacaaccTTCATGCCATGAAAACTCTTTTCAAGAAATTATACGATAAAAAGTTAGCAAAAAGTCGAGATAACTGGTATTTGCAGCCCGGGACCGTGATTCGAGCGGATGTGGACTGTGGGGGGAAAACAGTAGCCTCAGCGACTTTTATTTCTGTTCCACAGTTTCAAGTGGACTCTCTGAATCGAAAGTATGACGTCAAGTTTCGGAAAGGTGTCTGCGTCCCTAGAAAACTTCATGAAGTTTTCAACCCGCATGACACGTCGTTTCAACGTGACAAAGGCCAAGTCTTTCGAAGGCAAGATGGCGCCGCCTCAGACGAGATTCTTTGGGTATGTGAAACATGGATCCTGATCGTTGATTCCG CGGGAATTCTCACCTATGGTAACCCACTTCGACGATCGGTCCTCCAAGAGAATATCAACATCAGAGAGAAGCTCCCCATGACCCTTGACGATAAAATCATTCATGTGATGACTCCGGATTATATATCGTTCCATGTACCCTTTAAAGAATGCGAAACTTTCTTT aaacttcaatgttctatAATGTCGAAAATGAAGGAGGCGGATGATGAAATTTACGAACCCTCTAAAGACTTTGAGTTACTGGATCACAACGGGGAAGTGCTGACCCCAAAGAGCTGGTCTAATCTTACTCGGTTGCCATGGCAAGGGGCGTTACAAATCAAGATCAAGTGGTTAGGGGACGACGACATGTCGGGTCGCAGCTTCAGTGCATCATCGTCTCGTACGCCTGATATATACGACGCGGAGAGTGTTAGGAGTGTACGAAGATATAACGACCATGATAACGCGTTTTTCGGTATACGAAAAACCACTACTGGAGACTCAGACGGCA ATGCTTTCGCTCTTCCAAAACTGAACCCAGCTGTGCCACCTTTTCTAGCGTGGAGTATCTTGGCGAGAAGTTCCTCATCGGCGGATCTTCCCAACGGCACTCGACCAGATCACACAGACAGCGAGTGGAAGGAAAGCGTCACGGCTTGTCTTCTTCGGACCGAGACTGCTCTCATCGAGCGGCACCACCCTCACGTAGCTGACCTAGAGGACAAGTTTCCTTCTCTCAGCTTTGACGCTGGAATGCTGCAAGTTGGGCTTGACAATATTGACATGCATATTGCTGCATTGTCTATACAGAAAACTAGCACCCATGACTCTCAAACACCAGTTCTGGACACGGATCAGTTATCCCGCGCCTACAGGGACTATCTTCTTGCGTCTGTCCTGACACTGGAGGTGTTCGTTCCGAAACGTGGTGACCACCCGATACTCTCGCTATATTACGGCGCGCTGTCAAAAGGGGTTCAA TATTTAAAATGGGAGCAAAGTGGACATACTTCTCCGAAATTCGTCATATCTCGTCAACCTATTCCTATCCCAGGATACCGATATTTGCATTCTCCGTTGTCTCAAATCGAATGCGACAAATGCGAACGGGGCCTAATTTACGACAGTGTCGAAGACGCCATGGAGCATTTACGAAAGAAACATTTCTCAGACACAACTTCTGAAGCTAGATTGAATGAGCATCTCGTCCCACTCACAAACGCTGCGGAAACAAGATTAAAACAGGAGTACCAAGATGTGCTATCCATGTGCTGCGAAACCATGTCGGAGGTTGTGAAGCAAGCTCGTGATATCCAGGAAGGTGTGGTGTTTGACAACCACTTCAGACAGCCGGTGCAGGGCGTCCCTTATGCTCTTCTGAAAGCATTTCAGCTAGTCGTTGCATTCGTCTGTACGGTGCCGCTTCTACTAGACGAATTGCACACATTCTACAAACAGGGCATTTATCAGGACAAAGCCGACAGTCTCACTCCTAATCTTGACCTGCAGGACAAGTACCGGGTCTTGAAGGCTACGGGTTCAGATATCGCATCTCTTTTAAAGGCCGCTGAGCGAGCACTCGTGGGCTCAGTGGACACCAACAAAAGCGAGGATATAGTGAAGTTCTTCAGCTCGGCTGGTCCTCACGCTTTGGCTGTTCAGATGATATCCAACATTCTTGAGGAGCCGGTCTACAACAACCTGAATGTTGCAGAGCTTTATAGAAACTACGGCAACGATTTT GGATCCCAAATTATGCGCCACCCCAACAAACGCCAAATCTCGACTATTGCCGCCATGATGGACGAGTTGAACCGTCTAAACCAGGTAGTCAAATGGCAGCACAAACTAATAAGATCCTTGAAAATATCCCTAAATCCATATACATACCTGGAACCACATAAAAGTACCCGGCAAATGACCAACGAACTAGAAGTGTTCATCCTGAACCAGGCtgacgagaagctcaaagagCAAAGTGGCGTCATCAACTTCAATATCGAGCAGGCCGTCAACCTCATCGACATGGTAAACGAGTTCACTGAGATCGTCCAAGATGACCATAACCGAGCTATCTTTGTATTCACCGTCGTCACGGTCATCTTCTTGCCGATGGGCTTTATTGCAGCATATCTGAGCATGAACGGTGGACCTTCAAATCCCGACTGGGACAACACGCAGAAACTGTTTTGGAAGATTGCCTTGCCGCTTGCTGTGGGAATTGGCGGTTTCTGTCTTGTGGTGGCTTGGCGAGGGAAAGAAACCCAGAGAGTGAGGCGGTGGGTAGCTTCGTGCGTTTGGTGGCTAGTTGGTCGGCTTGTGCCGCATAGTTTGAGGAGACCTAGGTCTGAAACTGAGAGTGATTACGGGAGCGCGAGCGGGAGCGAGAGTGTAAAAATACGGCGGTGA
- a CDS encoding FAD binding domain-containing protein (similar to Metarhizium acridum CQMa 102 XP_007814124.1) — protein MRKAIIIGGGPAGLSAALRLQQITNITSTVYELRPEPTTLGGAIGILSNGLRLFHRLGVYDDLVAKGSSHSMLSLRSLKGSIITQQNIVGRVREQNGGFGYLRIKRIDLLDVLLKAAEKAKIPVHFDKKIIKIEETENEVKVTFSDGTIDTGDLLLGCDGIHSAVRKLYVDPDHAMEYTGFAGLGALIPMSALPGHSVEELKGINATLTTQGVFLTMSCSSKDDEAFWGFSKEVPLPATGDTRDGWEVRREEEIARFKNDLLGMIGDAKGDWGDTMRTMVKETSVVRFYPVFRLAAGGKWYRGRCLLLGDAAHAMAPHAGQGVSMAAEDVFMIARLLEDPNRSLEDAYASFDKIRRPRVDEITKQATSNSEVRRNSSEWGLWLKETAIWAYFWASSLVGYKALANTERQLLYDVDEEKI, from the exons ATGAGAAAG GCAATAATTATCGGAGGTGGACCAGCCGGCTTATCCGCCGCGTTGCGACTGCAACAGATCACAAATATCACTTCGACTGTGTACGAATTGCGCCCCGAACCAACCACTCTTGGCGGAGCAATAGGGATCTTATCCAACGGTCTTCGTCTATTTCACAGACTCGGTGTTTATGATGACCTTGTCGCAAAAGGGAGTAGTCATTCCATGCTGTCACTGAGATCTCTCAAAGGCAGTATCATCACGCAACAAAATATTGTTGGCCGAGTCCGAGAGCAGAATGGTGGATTTGGCTACCTTCGCATCAAACGCATTGACCTACTGGACGTTTTACTCAAAGCCGCCGAAAAGGCTAAAATACCTGTCCACTTTGACAAGAAGATTATCAAAATTGAAGAGACTGAGAATGAGGTCAAGGTCACATTCTCGGATGGGACAATTGACACTGGCGACCTGTTGCTTGGATGCGATGGCATCCACTCGGCTGTTCGAAAACTATATGTCGATCCAGACCATGCTATGGAATACACTGGGTTCGCCGGCCTTGGGGCTCTGATCCCTATGTCAGCCCTTCCAGGTCACTCAGTGGAGGAACTCAAGGGTATCAACGCTACACTTACAACACAAGGTGTCTTTCTTACCATGTCGTGCTCCTCTAAAGACGATGAAGCGTTTTGGGGGTTCTCTAAAGAAGTTCCTCTACCTGCCACTGGGGACACCAGAGACGGGTGGGAAGTGAGGCGCGAAGAAGAAATTGCCCGCTTCAAGAACGACCTCTTGGGTATGATTGGCGACGCAAAGGGGGATTGGGGTGATACCATGCGAACCATGGTGAAAGAAACTTCAGTTGTCAGATTCTACCCGGTGTTTAGGCTCGCTGCGGGTGGTAAATGGTACAGAGGTAGGTGTCTTCTCTTGGGAGACGCTGCTCATGCCATGGCCCCTCATGCTGGACAAGGTGTGTCCATGGCGGCGGAAGATGTTTTTATGATTGCGAGGTTGTTAGAAGATCCTAATCGGTCTCTGGAGGATGCTTACGCATCGTTTGACAAGATCCGGAGACCTCGGGTTGATGAAATTACGAAACAGGCGACGAGTAATTCGGAAGTACGCAGAAACTCGAGTGAATGGGGCCTTTGGCTGAAGGAGACTGCGATTTGGGCTTATTTCTGGGCATCTTCATTGGTTGGATATAAGGCTCTGGCGAATACGGAGAGACAGTTGCTGTACGATGTGGACGAAGAAAAGATTTGA